The genomic region TAAAATCTATGTTTTAGTTTCTGTTTATAAGATGCATATGCAACATATCATGTTAGaactaatttaaaattttgaatactaattaaaaaaaatgactccactaaatcattttaattgataataaaaattctataaaataaaataaaaaatttaaaaaactttaaaacaataaataaagaaACTATACTTCACAAAcacataaaatatttaaaaatgttaCTTAATGTAATATTTAATTAGTTAAGAGAATGATTGAGTGAATCAATGTGTcagcacaaccaaaaagaaaacgaTTCAGAATTTGAGATACGAGCTTATAAATATAGATGATCGGGTATTCAAAAAGCATAAATGATTCACACCCTTCTCTAATCCTATCAAAGTGCAAATTTTGACTATAATACAACACTTTTTTGTGTTGCTGTAATTGCAATGGGATCTCTGTTTCCTTCTCTTCCAGATGAAATTGTGTTGGAATGCCTTCTGAGGGTGAAATTGAACTCTCATCCCAAACTCAGGTGTGTCTGCAAAAGTTGGAACGCCGCATTGAAAAGCCCCTATTTTTATGAAGAAAGAAAACGATTGAAGATTTCAGAGCAACGATTTTTTATGCTCCAGACTAAAGGGAGAATAATAGATGGCATTAGCAACAGAGTAGCAGTATATAACCTGGAGAACAACTCCTGCAAAAGCTTACCGCCCGTTCCGGGACCAATTTACTCCATCGAACACTGCCATTTTGTGAAACAAAAGCTGGTTTTGATAACGGATATTGTTCGCGACTCTACAAGAATCTGTGTATGGTTGTTCGATTTTGCTTCTTGTAAATGGCGGCGAGGTGCTACAATGCTTAGATGGTTGGAAGATTTTACCTCCGCAGCGGATGAGGACGGCGGACTGATTTACGTTGGTGGAGGGTTTGACAGGTCTGGCAAACCGGTCCGTAGCGCTTCAGTTTATAATGTGGAGGAGGACAAATGGGATGTTCTCCCCGACATTAACGCTTTAGTGGTGGACATGTATACAATTTTTAGAAGTGCTTTTGCTGACGGTAAGTTTTATGTAATGGGCAGCTGGTCTGCGCCCAGCTTTGAGGCTTTTGATTCCTACACGAGAAGCGAAACTGTGGAGAATAGATTCAACTGTTGGTGTTCATTTGTGACTGCGCCATTTGGGCGATTGTATTTCTTGTCTGATAAGGGATTGATTGAATATGATTGTAGCCAAGATAAATGGAACATTGTAGGGCCTATTCCAACCAAGGATTGGGACCTACATATTGAATTCGCTGTAATGGTTGGCCATAAAATCTTTGTTTGCAAATATCATCCCCATCAAGGTCAAGGTTATTATATGGTCGAACTTCCAAATGAGACAGGAGGAGCAATCAAGTTGTTTCGAATAAGGAAACCACGGGGCCTCCAGGGTCAGCCTATATGTGCTGCTAccctgaatgtttgactgtttttaaGCTTTGAATGGTAATATATGACCAATCACACCTGATGTGTACGGACTGTTGACAACTGATGCTGAAGTCGAGTTTTGCCTCATGCAGATCTAGTTTTAGTGGCATGCATAGTTTATAACAATTCTTTTTAGCTAATATGGCTTAACTGTCAGTTCTAATGTTTGTCAAATAACGCATAACACATGCAATATGAATCTTAGTTCTATTGATAGTGTAATGCTTAAACTGCTATAATTAGTTTGGCCTGCAAGATACAATTGGTTCACAAATTCTGAATATTGTTTTGTGTGTGAaatcttttttatttattaaaatctaTGTTTATTTTCTGTGTCTCCAAGATTTTACATGGACACCTCAATAAGATACTCATAAGCTACTATAACTCTAACTATATAGCTTTTAtgtttgaaatattaaaattagaaCAAAAATATCGGAGTTGGCTACAGGCAACCACCATTTTCACAAGTTTGACTTTAAATCTATAACATTAATTGTAAGAAAATAAGATCAATGTAAAAAATTATAGAGATAAACAaaatcacataacacatagatttatgaAAACATGACTTCGAGCAACCTAAAACAATCGAATTGTAAAGTCCTACTTGAAGgaaacttactaaatatagtaagtatgactcacACAACAACATGTAGAACACATGTCAATTACTATTTCTAGAATTTTTTCTAACAAAAGTAGTGAGGAATATGCACATAAGCATTACATTCAAAAACACGAAGAAATGAATAATCTACTAGTTTACCTTTCCATATTTCATCAGGACTTTTATTATCAAAAGCAGTTGTGGGAGATCTATTTATCAAGAAACAAGCTGATTTTTTTACACTCACCCCAAAATTTCTGCTACTCCAAACCAGTAGTGCTCAACATGCATCTGGCTCACTCCATAATTGTACAATTCATgcattcaacaacaccattttgttgaggggcaatttattcttttttattttatttttttttgtgttttttttcgaATTTCTTTCATTTATTTGTTCATTTATCATTTTgacctttaattactttatttatatatgtgtggtttcatatatgtacatatgtatttaTATTGTTTATATATAGATGTACATATGCCTGTAgcatttatttgtatatatatatatatatatatatatatatatatatatatatatatatatatatatatatatatatatatatatatatatatatatatatatatatatatatatatagttctttTCGCTTGTATTTACTTCTGTTTTTCAATTCATtcttttttgtttgatgcttcttttttAATCCTATTTTTGATGttcttttatttattcattctCTTTTCAATTTTATTACTTTGTTTTATTTTGTAGCCctatttatttcttcattttttctaACTTTTTTCTAGTTGTCTCCCTTTAATTTTTTGTTTCTTAGTTGACTTTTGTTTACTTTctttttatttcattatttttttttttcttgattttaaataATTAGTCACTTTTAGTTTATTTGATTGCTCCCCTTTTGTCCTTTTATTTGTTCCTTTTTATTGTTGGTTTAATTGTTGGTTTAATGTTACTCTTTGTTATTGTTCCTCCTCTTATTATGTGgtttcttttgccttgtcctcTCTTCTTTaggttttattttattgttttttgggTTTCTTTAGGTTAGTTTATTTTTCTTTGGTCCTCATGCTCATTATCTTCTCCCTACCTTTTCCCCTCTTTATATAGTAACCTTGGTCTACATCTCACTATCTTATTGTTCCTTATATTCTCTTGCATTTTGATGATGGAtaatggagtgtgatccaaaacattgaagGTAAACATTGCTCACACAGTCAAATCCAAAAACTACATAAGATATCTTaatggattgtgaaaatctaataGCTTTAATTTTTCAACTTCCTAAATCTATACACTTTAGGAAATACTCCCTTCATTCTCTCCTTCAAAACATGCAAAAGATTCCTCTAACAAGGTGTAGGGGTGATGGTTGTCGACTTCTTTTAACTATGATGATGTGTTGTAGTACATGATAGATCTTTTCATCTTCTAGATGAGAGTATAATATTGAGATCTCATTACAACTACCCTATTGATTATAAACCTAGATTTTTCCTTGCATATTTGTAGGAACATGTTTTCTATCTTCTTACAATTTTCATGAGTCTTTGACAACATAAGATAAGTAGTTTACTCAACCATGGACTCTCAACTACCCTTTTAGTAGCACATTTAAGGCTTCTAACTATTTCAACCTCTTTTTTCTATCCTCATCCTTCAATGAACATCCTTATGAGCGCCGCCTACAAAACCAAGTAAAGTCTTCTATTACGTAACATTCAGGTACCCATATCTGTGACTTGACATCTGTTCTATAAACCCTATACGATCCCATTTTCTCAATAGTATTTGCATATTGAACCTCGTTTGGAAGGATTGAAGATGAGTGTTTGAGTAACTTTGTTGTTCACCATCAAGCTCACTTTCTACATATTTTTTCACTGCAACACTTCTTTGTGCTTGTTGTAATACAAGTTCACAAGGATAGTCTATAGCAAATAGATAGAAATTATATAGAAAACTTTGTTCATACTTTCTATCTATCATAAAAACTTATAGATCTATTGCTGTAAACACATCAATAATTAATTTTGTAATGATGCACATCCCGTAGATGGCGACTTTGTAAAATCATGTTTAAAGCTTGAAGCTTCTAGAAACCTTTCCCATAATTAAGGAGtcgttaatttttaatttttttttggcaaaaagaAACTTTATAGGTAGCTCCTGAAAAACCTCACTACAAACATCCTACTCCATAGGGTGATTCTTTTAAATTTATAATAAGGATCCATTTTCCTTCTACGATCTCTAATCCTTTTTCAAGTTGAATTGAGTCTTGTCAATGGAACTCTCTACATAGATTTTAGCTTGGAACCTTCCAAATGTTAGGTTCAATTAGCCTATAGATATAGTAACCCTTCTCTTCTTTGAAACATTACCCCACCACAATCACCTTAGGCATCAAATCGATTCCTCTTAAAAGTATCTTCTAAAGGAGATATTTAAATAATTTGTTGACAATATCTTGCATGCAATAAATACAAAATTTGTTTCCCATACAAATTAATAAACAACTTGTATAATTTCTATCCAAAATTAAAGTCTTTCTCTATTTATTATGTGACTCAAGAATTCTTTCTTCAATTATGTTTGCAATGACGCCCCTTAAAACCCTAATTGGTTTATATTACCCAAGTGTATGGAATTTTGTGCCTTCTGTTCCATAGCTAGATTAAACGAAGGATCCATCAAAATGACATGAAAGAGCCACACCTACCTTCAAACTCATCAGGAAAAGCCTACAATCAGGGTTAATCGTGAGCTTCTAGATTATTTGATCCCTTGCTTGAATACTCATGCTCCCTTCTAGTTTCATGTATTTTGTTCCTGACTTCTATAGACAAAACTTTATCAAGTCTAGATGACATGAAAGAGCCACTCCTACCTTCAAACTCATTAGGAAAAGCCTACAATCGAGGTTAATCGTGAGCTTCTAGATTATTTGATCCCTTACTTGAATACTCATGCTCCCTTCTAGTTTTGTGTATTTTGTTCCCGACTTTTATAAGTCCAGAAATGAAGTGTAGCATCCTTCTATAGAATAAGCATGATCTCTTTGATTCAATATTGCCTCCTCCTTAATTACCTCCTCTTGCATTTCCAAGtacttttgttttcttctttaacCAACAAGTAAAAATTGATTCATCACTTGGAAATGCAGTAGTACCTATAGAATCAACAAGCTCATCGACTGGTTCAAAGACAAATCCAACCAATCATTCAGTTGTTAATGCATTTCCTTGAATTGATAGAAGACCCAACATTCCATGATATCTACAATCCTACTTGAGTTAGCCTTTAGAAAGAGACTTGACTCCTTTTCTTTTAATCATTCTATCATCTTCCTTTATCCTTGCCAACCTTGAGCATAGCATGTACTATAAATATTCATCAGTTTCAAAGGGCTTGATTCCCACCTATTTACATGTCTACAAGACTTTCTCTGCTAACATTTTTCAATGTTAATTCATCATTGAATAGCTTTGTAAGTCCCACAAAATATCATTTAAGACCTTTGTGCTTGTGACCCACAAAAATTATTGTATGGCTTGAGAAATACCACATTTCCATCTGCATCTTAGTCACAAAATACCATTCATTGATTAATTGTTTATTACTAGGTCAATTTGCAAGCACCATCTCTAATACACTTATTGTACATGATGATTCTAGTCATGTCGTCAATTGGTTGTTTGTCACGTCTTTACAACACAGACTCCTTAATTGTCTTAGATGGTATCTAATATGATTTCTACCTTGCCATCTTTATGGATTGAATCCTCGTTTATAGGGGTTTCAATGTGATTACCACATCCACCATGAATGCTTCCTCCTTGCCTATTTTTGGCTACACTGTATATATTAGCATTTGGCTGCCTTTGCTTTAACCCATGTCTTTTGTTCTTGGGGTTGACTAGATGCTGTTTTAATTTAAAATGAACCATTTTTTGTATCATTCTCCTATGATTATTACTATTATAAGCACCATCCATTCTGGAGGGACCCCTAATTAGCAATTAGCACATCTATTCTATGCATCTTCAGCAGAAGGCATGGTTGCATAGTACCTTTGTAGCGATTATACTTCTTCTTCAACTTTTTTTCACATGTAAATTCCCCTCCATAACCTTTCAGATTTATCAAAATTTTGGAGAGCCCCTTCTTCAAAATCTATGAGAATTACTTCATATACCTGTCAAAATTGTTTTTGATAAATCATCACCTCTTCACAGGAGTGCTGGGCAACTCCTTGTTctagttttttagttttttgagACCTCGTTGTTGCTGACATAATTGTGTTGGATAAGCATATCATTGATGGTTGAATGGTATAAGCCAAGAAAGATGCTCCTAAATTTGATCAATATAGTATAAATAGGGCCAATAACACTGGTCATGGATCACTCAATCAAGCTAGGACAAAGAAGAATTTTGTAGGTGGCTTAACTTCTAACATCACAAAGAGTGACTTCAgacaatatttttaatgatttgGCACAATTATAGATGTTGTTTTGATGTATAGTAATGGTTCTCAGAGGCCTCCAATATTTGGGTTCATTACTTTTGATTCAGAAGATGCAATTGACAAGATTTTGCAAAAATAAATTCTGATCTTAATGAAAAATGGTGGACGCTAAGAAGGAAGTACCAAAAGTGCTTTCTCCTAACCTTGCTTGAACTCCCattggtggatttggtgtaggtggAAATCGAGCTAACAATTTTAGTATTGGATAtggacattgacatacatataATTTAGGTCCTGTAGGTGGTTATGGGGTTAGGATGGACAAAAGGGTATGACCCTAACTCTGGAGAGAGAGGTGGATATCCTACCTTTGCAGCCGCTAGCTATAGAAtgggtgaaacatttgcacctgaaATGACTCAGTTTGGCCTAACTTAGTCCGACCGAACTACCCttagttggcccaaagtgtgacacaactccatgaTTTTTCCTTCCTATTTCATTTCTCGATTTGTATTTTACGATATATCACTTAATACATAATTTCCATTGGTGTAACCATTGAACCTCATTATATCACAATTGCTACTATTAGAGTTGTGAGGATGTTCCTATGCTAGAATTGAGAAAGGCCTTGTGGGTTAATTAGAATAATTTGAATTAGACATAAGTTAAGATGAAATCAACCTAAATGCAACCTTTGACATTATTGAGAATAACTACATTGCCATCTTTGACACTGAAATCAACATCGTGCATCAAATCTTTACTTTCTAAAAACTATtgcagctaaaccattaagaatttaaaAATGAAGTAAACTACTAACTTGTGAGTTTTTTCACGTAGATtctacccacacacacacacacaaatatatacatatatatatatatatatatatatatatatattaaaaattaattgtccatattgctatgtaacttttaataactgaATGCTTACAGTAATCAAAATTTttcagaagtgacatttatttggtaatgtATAACAGttttttatagcaagaaggaaGTTCTAATATTAGAAATATAGAATTGtaacaccaatatctagtgaatgaatattttttcataattttttgttacatataatttttttagttaattttttaagaCAAAGTAATTGTATTTTGGATAGAGGTCTATTTCGTAATCCATAACTTTTTTTGTATGTATTTGATTAAACttattctttttgtgttgaaatgaggatataaaTACCTGGGGAAAAGatatttttttacaaatttttccctctattttttaatttttccatgtgtgaaacacaatccttaatgttcaatgaaaaacctacattcataaaaaataaaatataaatatattattgaaactaaatatatttaaaattctaATATTTGAAAAgattataataagggctaaatatccaaaaaccaaaaatttcaaatgaattcatttgaccccgcAAAAGCCAATATAAAAGTGGTTTTATATTAGCATTTGATAGGTGCGAAGGAGAccccattgcaagtatgatttagaagtagagaggttgtatcgaataaattttgatttaagagcctttgatctaacacTCCTCAATTGATTAGTTCAAATGGGATCTTTAAAgcctaaatcattatatttttttaaaaagtatgatttcagaaaaaatcaagatgtaccaaaaagtgtaacccactattgtgggatcaccctctgaatttttttaaaatattctccTAGACTAATTTAATGAATCTAGCCTTGAATGATTGATTTGTATGCTTTTAAAACTCAATCGGAGGCCTTTTATAGTTATACATCTTAGCTTTAGTTAGATTATGAATTATTGGCATCATCTAATTGTATTTATTTCTTAAGCATATTTTATACTTATTGAAATATATTGACTCGTATTCATAACCAACATCACCTAGGGTTATACAATATTTTCAAGTTGCTATGGGGTTTGGCATAATGTTCTAGTTATAAAAATTTGTGATCCTTGTAGTTTTTTCCATTGCAATAattgtatattttatatttaaacatttaaattctttttttggggtatgtgtaggatcatgagtgGCCAAAAAAGTGGCGATATTgtgactaaagtcttgattgacaggttgtttgaaaaatatctataactttcaaatggtatcacattttttaaatctgaaacatgtgtcacattgtATGCTTCGTATGCtatatgattaaaaaaaattaatttcataaagttttgaccaagttatggtggtcagacatacaagttttttatatttttaaagagTTGTAGTAAGAAAATCATAATTAATcatttgtttcaaaaaaaatataaaaaaatatttctcacatccaaacatgagtcttataattatatataaaatctTATAAAAACTATTATGATTTGATTTTGGTTAAGGTGGTTAGATAGGCatctgcttcttatctttttcttgaaattttagtaatactccattaaaatttcaaattttcatcaaatttagatttattttttttaagaaaacaactagtagcttagaaactacattcaatttgctacaaatttaATTagtacatatttttgaaataatgt from Cryptomeria japonica chromosome 3, Sugi_1.0, whole genome shotgun sequence harbors:
- the LOC131078599 gene encoding F-box/kelch-repeat protein At1g80440-like — protein: MGSLFPSLPDEIVLECLLRVKLNSHPKLRCVCKSWNAALKSPYFYEERKRLKISEQRFFMLQTKGRIIDGISNRVAVYNLENNSCKSLPPVPGPIYSIEHCHFVKQKLVLITDIVRDSTRICVWLFDFASCKWRRGATMLRWLEDFTSAADEDGGLIYVGGGFDRSGKPVRSASVYNVEEDKWDVLPDINALVVDMYTIFRSAFADGKFYVMGSWSAPSFEAFDSYTRSETVENRFNCWCSFVTAPFGRLYFLSDKGLIEYDCSQDKWNIVGPIPTKDWDLHIEFAVMVGHKIFVCKYHPHQGQGYYMVELPNETGGAIKLFRIRKPRGLQGQPICAATLNV